The Tripterygium wilfordii isolate XIE 37 chromosome 4, ASM1340144v1, whole genome shotgun sequence genome has a window encoding:
- the LOC119996128 gene encoding 60S ribosomal protein L34-like, translated as MVQRLTYRKRHSYATKSNQHRVVKTPGGKLVYQSTKKRASGPKCPVTGKRIQGIPHLRPAEYKRSRLSRNRRTVNRAYGGVLSGSAVRERIIRAFLVEEQKIVKKVLKIQKAKEKLSSKS; from the exons ATGGTCCAAAGACTTACATATCGCAAGCGGCATAGCTACGCAACAAAGTCCAACCAGCACCGGGTCGTCAAAACTCCTG GTGGGAAATTGGTTTATCAGAGCACGAAGAAGAGAGCGAGTGGGCCCAAATGTCCTGTTACTGGCAAGAGAATTCAAGGA ATTCCTCACTTGCGACCTGCTGAATACAAGAGGTCTAGATTGTCTAGGAACCGCAGGACTGTGAATCGTGCTTATGGTGGTGTTTTGTCTGGCAGTGCCGTCAGGGAGAG GATAATTCGAGCCTTCTTGGTGGAAGAGCAAAAGATTGTGAAGAAGGTATTGAAGATTCAGAAGGCAAAGGAAAAGCTTTCCTCAAAGAGCTGA
- the LOC119996110 gene encoding myb-related protein 306-like — protein MGRPPCCDKIGVKKGPWTPEEDIILVSYIQQHGPGNWRAVPTNTGLLRCSKSCRLRWTNYLRPGIKRGNFTEHEERMIIHLQALLGNRWAAIASYLPQRTDNDIKNYWNTHLKKKLKKIQEGQSTNPDLVCRGQWERRLQTDIQMAKQALCEALSPELKQPGQYQASTYISSTENIAKLLQGWMGDSPKSVVTDDQHSHNNKKPNMESTKEEKNDMELSEALDSLFGFESFDSSNSDLSQSFSPDEASISQDESKPQEPLSLLEKWLFDEGAASQGKDCFSDIKLDEHVNLF, from the exons atgggtAGACCTCCTTGTTGTGACAAGATTGGTGTGAAAAAAGGGCCTTGGACCCCTGAAGAAGatatcattttggtttcttATATTCAACAACATGGTCCAGGCAATTGGAGAGCTGTACCCACTAACACAG GGTTGCTAAGATGCAGCAAGAGTTGCAGGCTTAGATGGACTAATTACCTAAGGCCAGGAATCAAAAGAGGGAATTTCACAGAACATGAAGAGAGAATGATAATCCATCTCCAAGCCCTTTTAGGTAACAG ATGGGCTGCAATAGCATCATACCTTCCACAGAGAACAGACAATGACATTAAAAATTACTGGAACACCCATTTGAAGAAGAAGCTCAAGAAGATCCAAGAAGGACAATCAACAAACCCAGATTTGGTTTGTAGAGGACAATGGGAGAGGAGGCTCCAGACTGATATTCAAATGGCAAAGCAAGCTCTCTGTGAGGCCTTGTCACCTGAACTGAAACAACCAGGACAATATCAAGCTTCAACATATATTTCAAGCACTGAAAACATAGCAAAGTTGCTTCAAGGCTGGATGGGAGATTCACCAAAATCAGTTGTCACTGATGATCAGCATTCACACAACAACAAGAAGCCCAATATGGAGTCTActaaggaggagaagaatgaCATGGAATTATCAGAGGCTTTGGATTCACTTTTCGGGTTTGAGTCTTTTGACTCATCAAATTCTGATCTTTCTCAGTCTTTTTCTCCTGATGAGGCCAGTATTTCCCAAGATGAAAGCAAGCCACAAGAACCACTTTCATTGCTAGAGAAGTGGCTTTTTGATGAAGGAGCTGCTTCACAAGGAAAAGATTGCTTCAGTGATATTAAATTagatgagcatgttaatcttttttga
- the LOC119997845 gene encoding putative NAC domain-containing protein 94 — MDDKHDADKVDDVMLPGFRFHPTDEELVGFYLKRKVQQRQLPIELIKQVDIYKYDPWDLPKLAPSGEKEWYFYCPRDRKYRNSARPNRVTGAGFWKATGTDRPIYSSDGSKCIGLKKSLVFYRGRAAKGIKTDWMMHEFRLPSLSDPSPPKKLLDKSFPANDAWAICRIFKKTNSMAQRALSHSWVSPFPAEVTRSDVLNQGGHCPQFSSENISCPTEIGSVIPFSNNNGLQHASTATFSALDVLSYKPLNPTFYKPPLLPNSNGVELPNSFMFSQSEATKCTVDASSMLLNQALVGDISKGSSETIDFSGPQQFSGFSISMHQEMQGNMGGVGEEDQEGLRKNQSETHDSNQWGTLRSIGFPFSLPSNDWKLDLPWDSDSPPCPSDMSTSYSTNKCYT, encoded by the exons ATGGATGACAAACATGATGCAGATAAGGTGGATGATGTTATGCTTCCTGGGTTTCGGTTCCACCCGACCGATGAAGAGCTTGTTGGGTTTTATCTTAAGAGGAAAGTACAGCAGCGTCAGCTTCCTATCGAGCTAATTAAGCAAGTTGATATCTACAAATATGATCCCTGGGATCTTCCAA AACTGGCACCTTCTGGGGAGAAGGAGTGGTACTTCTACTGTCCAAGGGATCGTAAATACAGGAACAGCGCGCGGCCCAATAGAGTCACAGGAGCTGGATTTTGGAAGGCTACTGGAACAGACCGTCCTATTTACTCCTCTGATGGCTCCAAATGCATTGGCTTGAAAAAGTCACTTGTGTTCTACAGAGGCAGAGCTGCTAAAGGGATTAAAACTGACTGGATGATGCACGAGTTTCGACTTCCTTCGCTCTCCGACCCATCACCACCAAAGAAACTTTTAGACAAAAGCTTTCCTGCAAAT GATGCTTGGGCTATTTGTAGGATATTCAAGAAAACCAATTCAATGGCGCAACGAGCACTTTCACACTCCTGGGTGTCGCCATTTCCAGCAGAAGTAACAAGATCAGATGTTCTTAATCAAGGTGGACACTGTCCCCAGTTCAGTTCAGAGAACATATCTTGCCCAACTGAAATCGGATCAGTCATCCCATTTAGCAACAACAATGGATTACAACATGCCTCTACTGCCACTTTCTCTGCTCTGGACGTCCTCTCATACAAACCACTTAATCCTACTTTCTATAAACCACCTCTACTTCCTAACTCAAATGGAGTAGAGCTTCCCAATAGTTTCATGTTCTCGCAATCCGAGGCCACCAAATGTACAGTTGATGCTTCTTCAATGCTACTAAACCAGGCCTTAGTTGGGGATATCAGTAAAGGCAGCTCGGAGACGATAGATTTTTCAGGGCCTCAACAGTTCAGTGGCTTCTCAATCAGTATGCACCAAGAGATGCAAGGAAATATGGGTGGTGTAGGAGAAGAGGATCAGGAAGGGCTGAGAAAGAACCAAAGTGAAACTCATGATAGTAACCAGTGGGGGACACTTAGATCTATTGGATTTCCCTTCAGTTTGCCTTCAAATGACTGGAAGCTTGATCTGCCTTGGGACTCTGATTCACCACCTTGTCCTAGTGATATGTCTACTTCTTATTCGACAAACAAATGCTACACTTAA
- the LOC119996111 gene encoding mini zinc finger protein 2-like: MPISDSGSSRKLENLGIALEGFQGDQEDQFWVNYYNMRKRQVVVRRQEPNASTTSSSITIRTVRYGECQKNHAAGVGGYAVDGCREFMASGEEGTTSALTCAACGCHRDFHRRELETEV; this comes from the exons aTGCCAATTTCTGATTCAGGGTCATCAAGAAAGCTTGAGAATTTAGGCATAGCATTGGAGGGTTTTCAAGGAGATCAAGAAGATCAATTTTGGGTTAATTATTACAACATGAGGAAGCGTCAAGTTGTAGTGAGAAGACAAGAGCCAAATGCATCAACAACATCCTCCTCAATCACAATCAGGACTGTGAGATATGGAGAGTGCCAAAAGAATCATGCGGCCGGTGTCGGTGGATACGCTGTTGATGGGTGTAGAGAATTCATGGCAAGTGGAGAAGAAGGAACAACTTCTGCACTTACTTGTGCTGCTTGTGGTTGTCACAGGGACTTCCACAGAAGGGAATTGGAGACTGAAGTG TAA
- the LOC119996425 gene encoding zinc-finger homeodomain protein 10-like has translation MEITPVTTPISVGPKSPELDTETPTRIQPTKTLSFTNGVLKRYHHHHHPVVVIYKECLKNHAATLGGHALDGCGEFMPAPSATSIDPTSLKCAACGCHRNFHRREPEDPLTPQPPNTTTTIEYQPHHRHHPPPPQQPVQQSGHRSPNSASPPPISSFYYPSAPHMLLALSGGISAPQDATNLNQSGSPNTRKRFRTKFTPTQKEKMYEFAERVEWKMQKKDEDLVHEFCNEIGIAKGVLKVWMHNNKNTFGKRDVNGAPINTTPTTTLNNGVSTAIAAANNNNGNGENKVHGIVINRDHQYETHVATNGSSSSS, from the coding sequence ATGGAGATAACCCCAGTCACAACCCCAATTTCAGTTGGACCTAAATCCCCTGAACTTGACACTGAAACACCCACCCGAATCCAACCCACTAAGACTTTAAGCTTCACTAACGGAGTACTCAAGcgctaccaccaccaccaccatccgGTGGTTGTGATATACAAAGAGTGTCTCAAGAACCACGCTGCTACCTTAGGCGGTCATGCTCTTGATGGGTGTGGTGAGTTCATGCCTGCGCCTAGCGCCACCTCCATCGACCCCACCTCGCTAAAATGCGCTGCGTGTGGTTGCCACCGCAATTTCCACCGCCGTGAGCCGGAAGACCCATTGACTCCACAACCTCCTAATACAACAACCACGATAGAGTACCAGCCTCACCATCGCCACCACCCGCCACCTCCGCAGCAACCGGTGCAGCAATCGGGTCATCGTAGCCCCAATTCAGCATCTCCTCCGCCGATTTCCTCATTCTATTACCCCTCAGCGCCTCACATGCTCCTCGCTCTCTCAGGTGGCATTTCGGCACCGCAAGACGCGACTAATTTGAACCAATCTGGGAGTCCTAATACCAGAAAGCGATTCAGGACGAAATTCACGCCAACCCAGAAGGAGAAAATGTACGAGTTCGCGGAGCGAGTCGAGTGGAAGATGCAGAAGAAAGACGAGGATTTGGTTCACGAATTCTGCAATGAAATTGGGATCGCTAAAGGGGTTTTGAAGGTGTGGATGCACAACAACAAGAACACTTTCGGCAAAAGAGATGTCAATGGGGCTCCAATTAACACTACTCCCACAACCACTTTAAACAACGGTGTCTCCACGGCCATCGCCGCCGCGAACAACAACAATGGAAATGGTGAGAATAAAGTCCACGGAATTGTGATTAATCGAGATCATCAGTACGAGACTCATGTTGCGACTAATgggtcttcttcatcttcttga
- the LOC119997837 gene encoding uncharacterized protein LOC119997837, giving the protein MDTLNGFSTTTRFGSVGMSRVSGFVYQQMSLFASSVRVSVYALFFALFGLINKIMYRFQGDGGSGKTDSSRLEMDSKIAEQEAETEEAKQEILERENTKESDEFQENETPNFVFKFQFPSYEEFCRKINTGNGDSVVSDLVSEKHMEEEHEVVSGTVMEPSTDSNIDSLGDVEITGNNGFLSDKEFVQKQESEEAIRDDIKENSENTEESLTEKPEEATMVQNESLSLPGQDDATSVDEKCSSDEFISETNQFLLEKDFISYDFDSDSLTSSHDFTSQFIGSSSDGFLSDTDFEEAFELDEFRGEDRDVMEELNMLEQESCIEDKAKGSVDDSKESYSQKSSACDSENSKESDSQKSSAYDSEDSNDLETLWEHQDLIEQLKMELKKVRATGLPTILEESETSPKIMEDLKPWKIDEKNNPEDTMSELHKFYKSYRERMRKYDILNYQKMYALGLLQSKDPLQAMSSEKPSAPAMKSLLSQNFKICKPKKSDIDPTMTFIKELHGDLEVVYVGQLCLSWEILHWQYEKALELWESDRHGLRQYNEVAGEFQQFQVLMQRFIENEPFEGPRIQNYVKKRCVFRNLLQVPVIREDTKDKKRRNGKDSDAITGDMLVEIMEETIRIFWRFVRADKDAHTVIHKPRKGSNLVEPQDPAELELLYEVRRSLQKKEKKLKEILRSGNCILRRFQKQEEDSSDHVLYFFSQVDMKLVSRVLNMSKITPDQLLWCCSKLNKISFVSRKMHVEPSFLLFPV; this is encoded by the exons ATGGATACCCTAAACGGGTTTTCAACAACTACCCGTTTTGGGTCGGTGGGTATGAGTCGTGTTTCTGGGTTTGTCTATCAGCAGATGTCTCTTTTTGCTTCTTCTGTCAGAGTCTCTGTCTATGCCCTGTTCTTCGCTCTGTTCGGTCTCATCAACAAAATCATGTACAG atTTCAAGGTGATGGCGGTTCCGGTAAGACGGATTCAAGTCGCTTAGAAATGGATTCCAAAATTGCTGAACAAGAAGCTGAAACAGAGGAGGCAAAACAAGAAATTCTTGAACGAGAGAATACAAAAGAGAGCGACGAATTTCAGGAAAACGAGACACCCAATTTCGTCTTTAAGTTTCAATTTCCGTCATATGAGGAATTCTGCAGAAAAATCAATACGGGGAATGGTGATTCTGTTGTATCGGATTTGGTGTCAGAAAAGCACATGGAGGAAGAACATGAAGTTGTCAGCGGTACTGTTATGGAACCAAGTACTGATTCCAACATTGATTCGTTAGGAGACGTGGAGATTACTGGGAACAATGGGTTCTTATCTGATAAGGAATTTGTGCAAAAACAAGAATCAGAAGAAGCCATTCGAGATGATATAAAAGAGAATTCGGAAAATACTGAAGAATCTTTGACAGAGAAGCCAGAGGAGGCTACAATGGTACAAAATGAATCTCTTTCTCTTCCAGGGCAGGATGATGCTACCTCTGTAGACGAAAAATGTTCTAGTGATGAATTTATATCAGAAACTAATCAGTTTCTATTAGAGAAGGATTTCATTTCATATGATTTCGACTCGGATTCGCTAACTTCAAGCCATGATTTTACAAGCCAGTTCATTGGTTCAAGCAGTGATGGGTTCTTGTCTGATACAGACTTTGAAGAAGCTTTTGAGCTTGATGAGTTTCGTGGAGAAGATAGAGATGTAATGGAAGAGCTCAACATGCTAGAACAAGAGTCTTGTATTGAAGATAAAGCCAAAGGCAGTGTAGATGATTCAAAGGAATCCTATTCGCAGAAATCATCGGCTTGTGATTCTGAGAATTCAAAGGAGTCCGATTCGCAGAAATCATCGGCTTATGATTCTGAGGATTCAAATGATCTCGAAACGTTGTGGGAACACCAAGATTTGATAGAGCAGCTTAAAATGGAGCTTAAAAAGGTAAGAGCTACTGGTCTTCCTACAATACTTGAAGAATCTGAGACTAGTCCAAAGATAATGGAAGATTTGAAGCCGTGGAAGATCGACGAAAAGAACAATCCTGAAGATACAATGAGTGAGCTTCACAAATTCTACAAAAGTTACCGGGAACGTATGAGAAAGTACGACATCTTGAATTACCAGAAGATGTATGCACTAG GCTTACTTCAGTCAAAGGATCCACTTCAAGCCATGTCAAGCGAAAAACCATCAGCACCAGCAATGAAATCACTTCTGTCGCAGAACTTCAAGATATGCAAGCCTAAAAAGTCTGATATTGATCCAACAATGACTTTCATTAAAGAATTGCATGGTGATTTGGAAGTGGTGTATGTTGGACAGTTGTGTCTTTCATGGGAAATACTTCATTGGCAGTACGAGAAGGCACTAGAGCTTTGGGAATCTGATCGACATGGCTTACGCCAATACAATGAAGTTGCAGGTGAATTTCAACAGTTTCAAGTGCTTATGCAGAGATTTATAGAGAATGAACCTTTTGAAGGACCAAGGATACAGAATTACGTCAAGAAGCGATGTGTTTTTCGTAATCTACTTCAAGTTCCAGTCATAAGAG AGGATACAAAGGataagaagagaagaaatggAAAAGATAGCGATGCAATTACGGGTGACATGCTAGTAGAGATAATGGAAGAAACTATAAGAATTTTTTGGCGGTTTGTTCGAGCTGATAAAGATGCACATACTGTGATTCATAAACCGCGAAAGGGGAGTAATCTAGTAGAACCACAAGACCCCGCAGAATTAGAGCTTCTGTACGAGGTTCGACGAAGTCTTCAAAAG AAGGAGAAGAAGCTTAAAGAGATTTTGAGGAGTGGAAACTGCATACTGAGGAGATTccaaaagcaagaagaagacAGTTCAGATCATGTCCTTTACTTCTTCTCACAAGTGGATATGAAATTAGTGTCGAGGGTTTTGAACATGTCGAAGATTACGCCAGATCAACTTCTCTGGTGTTGCAGTAAATTAAACAAGATCAGTTTTGTTAGCCGGAAAATGCATGTAGAACCATCATTTTTGCTATTCCCAGTTTGA